One Streptobacillus ratti genomic window, ACATCATTAATGCCAAGAAGTAGAAGACCTCATTTTCACCCAAAAGCTCATAGAAAAGAAGAAATAGAGTTAATCCTTAATAAATATAGAAGATATAAATTTGAGGGATTAGCAGAGGTATATATGAAGAGTAAAGAAGATGGATATACAAGAAGTTATGATAGTATGTGTAAGATAATAAGAAGAATAAATAAAAGAGAAGAAAAGATAAAGAGAATAAGAATAAAGAGTAATTATGTAGTAGAGAGAGCAACATATCCTGGAGAGAGGGTACAAGTAGATATAAAGTATATACCTAGGGAGAGTATAAAGTTTGCAAGAGGAGATATGAATTATTATCAAATAACGGCAATAGATGAGTATAGTAGGAAGAGGGTATTAAAGGTTGTAGATGAGAAGAGTAATTATCATACATCAGTATTTGTAAAGAGGTTAGAAGAACTTATGGGATTTAAGATAGATAAGATACAGACAGATAATGGGAAAGAGTTTACTAATGGAGAAGATAAGAGGAAGAGTTTATTTGAGAAGACATTAGAGGTTATGGGAATAATACATCAAAAGACAAGGATATATT contains:
- a CDS encoding DDE-type integrase/transposase/recombinase yields the protein MKSITKKVKKSNRIITEELRMRQRAVEYAIKINNNAKAAIKYKTNRVQIHRWRKRYDGTITSLMPRSRRPHFHPKAHRKEEIELILNKYRRYKFEGLAEVYMKSKEDGYTRSYDSMCKIIRRINKREEKIKRIRIKSNYVVERATYPGERVQVDIKYIPRESIKFARGDMNYYQITAIDEYSRKRVLKVVDEKSNYHTSVFVKRLEELMGFKIDKIQTDNGKEFTNGEDKRKSLFEKTLEVMGIIHQKTRIYSPWQNGKVERSHREDSKYYLRRVFRSIEELKRGVKKYCSRYNNIRRKVLNFKSPNEVVREYQNSLTN